A DNA window from Streptococcus parapneumoniae contains the following coding sequences:
- a CDS encoding ROK family protein — MTHYVAIDIGGTNIKYGLIDSKGQLVESHEMPTEAHKGGPHILQKTKDIVASYLEKGPVAGVAISSAGMVDPDKGEIFYAGPQIPNYAGTQFKKEIETSFTIPCEIENDVNCAGLAEAVSGSGKGASVTLCLTIGTGIGGCLIMDGKVFHGFSNSACEVGYMHMQDGAFQDLASTTALVEYVAVGHGDSVDQWNGRRIFKEATEGNKICMAGIDRMVDYLGKGLANICYVANPEVVILGGGIMGQEAILKPKIRTALKDALVPSLAEKTRLEFAHHQNTAGMLGAYYHFKTKQS, encoded by the coding sequence ATGACACACTACGTTGCAATTGATATCGGTGGAACCAATATCAAATATGGTTTGATCGACTCAAAAGGCCAACTTGTTGAATCCCATGAAATGCCAACTGAGGCGCATAAGGGTGGTCCTCATATCTTACAAAAGACCAAAGATATCGTAGCCAGCTATCTAGAAAAAGGCCCGGTAGCAGGTGTTGCTATTTCTTCTGCAGGAATGGTGGATCCTGATAAGGGTGAGATTTTCTATGCTGGCCCTCAGATTCCCAACTATGCAGGTACACAGTTCAAGAAGGAAATCGAGACGAGTTTTACGATTCCTTGTGAAATTGAAAATGATGTCAACTGTGCAGGTCTGGCTGAAGCGGTATCTGGTTCAGGCAAGGGAGCGAGTGTCACTCTTTGCTTGACTATTGGAACAGGTATCGGGGGTTGCTTGATTATGGATGGGAAAGTTTTCCATGGATTTAGCAATTCAGCCTGTGAAGTTGGTTATATGCATATGCAGGATGGAGCTTTCCAAGACTTAGCCTCTACGACAGCCTTGGTGGAGTATGTAGCAGTAGGTCATGGAGATTCAGTTGATCAGTGGAATGGCCGACGCATCTTTAAGGAAGCTACCGAAGGAAACAAAATCTGTATGGCTGGCATTGACCGCATGGTAGATTACCTTGGAAAAGGTCTGGCAAATATTTGCTACGTTGCCAATCCAGAAGTAGTCATTCTCGGTGGCGGTATCATGGGACAAGAGGCTATCCTCAAACCGAAGATTCGCACAGCTTTAAAAGATGCCTTGGTACCAAGCCTAGCTGAAAAAACACGATTAGAATTTGCCCATCACCAAAATACAGCAGGGATGTTGGGAGCCTACTATCATTTCAAGACAAAACAATCCTAG
- a CDS encoding type II toxin-antitoxin system RelE/ParE family toxin, which yields MNYKKYRILYSPRVIDSLDKIYQYIAEEIGSVEAARRKVASIRKDMNRLEIFPQAGFDADEKFGKKLDPHYQTRGLTLSKDYIVLYTIVEDTVRLAYLLPSKSDYMKLFKTKSRYD from the coding sequence ATGAATTATAAAAAATATAGGATTTTGTATTCTCCTAGAGTGATTGATAGTCTGGATAAAATATATCAGTATATAGCGGAGGAAATTGGTTCAGTAGAGGCTGCGAGACGAAAAGTGGCGAGTATCAGAAAAGATATGAATCGGCTAGAAATTTTCCCTCAAGCTGGATTTGATGCCGATGAAAAATTTGGTAAGAAATTAGATCCTCACTACCAAACGCGAGGGTTGACCTTGAGTAAGGATTACATCGTATTATATACAATTGTTGAGGATACCGTCAGGCTTGCTTATTTACTCCCTTCAAAAAGTGATTACATGAAATTATTTAAGACTAAGTCAAGATACGACTAA
- a CDS encoding MurR/RpiR family transcriptional regulator produces MDKPDIATVIDSHFEEMTDLEQEIARYFLQAETIQDDLSSQQVTQKLHISQAALTRFAKKCGFTGYREFIFQYQHQAENQANQVSKHSPLTKRVLRSYSNMREQTQDLIDEVQLERIAQLIEDAERVYFFGTGSSGLVAREMKLRFMRLGVVCEALTDQDGFAWTTSIMDENCLVLGFSLSGTTPSILDSLLDAKEMGAKTVLFSSVPNKDSQTYTETVLVASHSQPSYIQRISAQLPMLFFIDLIYAYFLEINRESKEKIFNSYWENKKLNGYRRQKRVRKS; encoded by the coding sequence ATGGACAAACCAGATATCGCAACTGTCATTGATTCACATTTTGAAGAAATGACAGACCTAGAGCAAGAAATCGCTCGCTATTTTTTGCAAGCAGAAACCATTCAAGATGACCTTTCCTCCCAACAGGTCACTCAAAAATTACATATCTCTCAGGCTGCTCTGACCCGCTTTGCTAAAAAGTGTGGCTTTACTGGCTACCGAGAATTTATTTTCCAATACCAACATCAGGCAGAAAATCAAGCCAACCAAGTCTCCAAGCACAGTCCACTGACCAAACGAGTCCTCAGAAGCTATAGCAATATGAGGGAACAAACACAAGACTTGATTGACGAAGTCCAACTAGAACGAATTGCCCAATTAATCGAAGATGCTGAGCGTGTCTACTTCTTCGGAACAGGGAGTTCTGGCCTTGTTGCTCGTGAAATGAAATTGCGCTTCATGCGTCTGGGTGTGGTCTGCGAAGCTTTGACCGATCAAGACGGCTTTGCCTGGACAACCAGTATTATGGACGAAAATTGTCTCGTACTTGGTTTCTCACTTTCTGGTACAACACCTTCTATTTTAGATAGTCTACTAGATGCCAAGGAGATGGGGGCAAAGACTGTACTCTTTTCAAGTGTTCCCAATAAAGATAGCCAGACCTATACAGAGACCGTTCTCGTTGCTAGCCACAGCCAACCTTCCTACATCCAACGAATATCCGCTCAACTTCCTATGCTCTTCTTTATCGATTTGATTTATGCCTACTTTTTGGAAATCAATCGCGAAAGCAAGGAAAAAATCTTTAATAGCTACTGGGAAAATAAGAAACTCAACGGCTATCGTAGACAAAAACGTGTCAGAAAATCCTAG
- the pbp2b gene encoding penicillin-binding protein 2B — translation MRLICMRKFNSHSIPIRLNLLFSIVILLFMTIIGRLLYMQVLNKDFYEKKLASASQTKVTTSSARGEIYDASGKPLVENTLKQVVSFTRSNKMTATDLKEIAKKLLTYVSISSPNLTERQLADYYLADPEIYKKTVEALPSEKRLDSDGNRLSESELYNNAVDSVPTSQLNYTEDEKKEIYLFSQLNAVGNFATGTIVTDPLNDSQVAVIASISKEMPGISISTSWDRKILETSLSSIVGSVSSEKAGLPAEEAEAYLKKGYSLNDRVGTSYLEKQYEETLQGKRSVKEIHLDKYGNMESVDTIEEGSKGNNIKLTIDLAFQDSVDALLKSYFNSELGNGGAKYSEGVYAVALNPKTGAVLSMSGLKHDLKTGDLTPDSLGTVTNVFVPGSVVKAATISSGWENGVLSGNQTLTDQPIVFQGSAPIYSWYKLAYGSFPITAVEALEYSSNAYMVQTALGIMGQTYQPNMFVLTNNLESAMGKLRSTFAEYGLGASTGIDLPDESTGFIPKEYNFANYITNAFGQFDNYTPMQLAQYVATIANDGVRVAPRIVEGIYGNNDKGGLGDLIQQLQPTEMNKVNISDSDMSVLHQGFYQVAHGTSGLTTGRAFSNGALVSISGKTGTAESYVADGQEATNTNAVAYGPSDNPQIAVAVVFPHNTNLTNGVGPSIARDIINLYQKYHPMN, via the coding sequence ATGAGACTGATTTGTATGAGAAAATTTAACAGCCATTCGATTCCGATTCGGCTTAATTTATTGTTTTCAATCGTCATTTTACTCTTTATGACCATTATTGGTCGTTTGTTGTATATGCAGGTTTTGAACAAGGATTTTTACGAAAAAAAGCTAGCCTCAGCTAGTCAGACCAAGGTCACAACCAGTTCTGCCCGTGGGGAAATTTATGATGCTAGTGGAAAACCTTTGGTAGAAAATACGTTAAAACAGGTTGTTTCCTTTACGCGTAGCAATAAAATGACGGCTACAGACTTAAAAGAAATAGCTAAAAAGTTACTGACTTATGTGAGCATCAGTTCGCCAAATTTAACAGAACGCCAGCTGGCTGATTACTATTTGGCTGATCCTGAAATCTATAAAAAAACAGTGGAAGCTCTCCCAAGTGAGAAACGCTTGGATTCAGATGGCAATCGCCTATCCGAATCAGAACTGTATAACAATGCGGTCGATAGTGTCCCAACAAGTCAACTAAACTATACAGAGGATGAAAAGAAAGAAATCTATCTTTTTAGTCAGTTAAATGCTGTTGGAAACTTTGCGACAGGAACCATTGTGACAGATCCTCTAAATGATTCTCAGGTGGCTGTTATTGCCTCTATTTCAAAGGAGATGCCTGGCATTAGTATTTCTACTTCTTGGGATCGAAAGATTTTGGAAACTTCCCTTTCTTCTATAGTAGGGAGTGTATCCAGTGAAAAAGCTGGTCTCCCAGCGGAAGAAGCAGAAGCCTATCTTAAAAAAGGCTATTCTCTAAATGACCGTGTTGGAACCTCCTATTTGGAAAAGCAATATGAAGAGACCTTACAAGGGAAACGCTCGGTAAAAGAAATCCATCTGGATAAATATGGCAATATGGAAAGTGTGGATACAATTGAGGAAGGTAGTAAGGGAAACAATATCAAACTGACCATTGATTTGGCCTTCCAAGATAGCGTGGATGCTTTGCTGAAAAGTTATTTCAATTCCGAGCTAGGAAATGGTGGAGCTAAGTATTCTGAAGGCGTGTATGCAGTCGCCCTTAACCCCAAAACAGGTGCTGTTTTGTCTATGTCAGGACTCAAACATGACCTGAAAACGGGAGACTTGACGCCTGATTCCTTGGGAACGGTAACCAATGTCTTTGTCCCAGGGTCAGTAGTTAAGGCCGCTACCATCAGCTCAGGTTGGGAAAATGGTGTTTTATCAGGAAACCAAACCTTAACAGATCAGCCTATTGTTTTCCAAGGTTCAGCTCCAATTTATTCTTGGTATAAATTGGCATATGGATCTTTTCCTATTACAGCTGTGGAAGCCTTGGAGTATTCTTCTAATGCCTATATGGTTCAAACGGCTTTGGGCATTATGGGTCAGACCTATCAACCCAATATGTTTGTTCTAACTAACAATTTAGAATCCGCCATGGGGAAACTTCGCTCGACATTTGCGGAATATGGTCTTGGAGCCTCAACAGGCATTGACCTTCCAGATGAGTCAACTGGTTTTATACCAAAAGAGTATAATTTTGCTAATTACATTACCAATGCCTTTGGTCAGTTTGATAACTATACGCCGATGCAGTTGGCTCAGTATGTAGCAACTATTGCAAATGATGGTGTTCGTGTGGCTCCTCGTATTGTTGAAGGCATTTATGGAAATAATGATAAGGGAGGCCTAGGCGACTTGATTCAGCAACTGCAACCGACAGAGATGAATAAGGTCAATATATCCGACTCCGATATGAGTGTCTTGCACCAAGGTTTTTATCAGGTTGCTCATGGGACTAGCGGATTGACAACTGGACGTGCCTTTTCAAATGGTGCCTTGGTATCTATTAGCGGAAAAACGGGTACAGCCGAAAGCTATGTGGCAGATGGTCAGGAAGCAACCAATACCAATGCGGTAGCCTATGGCCCATCTGATAATCCCCAAATCGCTGTTGCAGTGGTCTTTCCTCATAATACCAATCTAACAAATGGTGTAGGACCTTCCATTGCGCGTGATATTATCAATCTGTATCAAAAATACCATCCAATGAATTAG
- the recR gene encoding recombination mediator RecR: MLYPTPIAKLIDSYSKLPGIGIKTATRLAFYTIGMSDDDVNEFAKNLLSAKRELTYCSICGRLTDDDPCSICTDPTRDQTTILVLEDSRDVAAMENIQEYHGLYHVLHGLISPMNGISPDDINLKSLMTRLMDSEVSEVIVATNATADGEATSMYLSRLLKPAGIKVTRLARGLAVGADIEYADEVTLLRAIENRTEL, encoded by the coding sequence ATGCTTTATCCAACACCCATTGCCAAGCTGATTGACAGTTATTCCAAGTTACCAGGTATCGGGATTAAGACGGCTACGCGTCTGGCCTTTTATACGATTGGGATGTCTGATGATGATGTCAATGAATTTGCAAAAAATCTCCTTTCTGCTAAGAGAGAATTGACCTACTGTTCCATTTGTGGACGTTTGACAGACGACGACCCTTGCTCTATCTGTACCGATCCGACTCGTGACCAGACAACGATTTTGGTGCTAGAGGATAGTCGGGATGTGGCAGCCATGGAAAACATCCAAGAATACCATGGCCTCTATCATGTCCTGCATGGCCTTATTTCTCCTATGAATGGTATCAGTCCAGATGATATCAATCTCAAGAGTCTCATGACTCGTCTGATGGATAGTGAGGTTTCAGAAGTAATCGTAGCAACCAATGCCACAGCAGATGGGGAAGCGACTTCCATGTATCTTTCCCGCTTACTCAAGCCAGCTGGGATTAAGGTCACTCGCCTGGCACGAGGCCTTGCTGTGGGAGCAGATATCGAGTATGCGGACGAAGTGACCCTCTTACGGGCTATTGAAAATCGAACAGAGTTGTAA
- a CDS encoding D-alanine--D-alanine ligase, with product MKQTIILLYGGRSAEREVSVLSAESVMRAVNYNRFTVKTFFISQSGDFIKTQEFSQTPGQEDRLMTNETIDWDKKVAPSAIYEEGAVVFPVLHGPMGEDGSVQGFLEVLKMPYVGCNILSSSLAMDKITTKRVLESAGIAQVPHVAIVEGDDVTAKIAEVEEKLAYPVFTKPSNMGSSVGISKSENQEELRQALELAFQYDSRVLVEQGVNAREIEVGLLGNYDVKSTLPGEVVKDVAFYDYDAKYIDNKITMDIPAKISDDVVAVMRQNAETAFRAIGGLGLSRCDFFYTDKGEIFLNELNTMPGFTQWSMYPLLWDNMGISYPELIERLVDLAKESFDKREAHLL from the coding sequence ATGAAACAAACGATTATTCTTTTATACGGTGGACGGAGTGCGGAACGCGAAGTCTCTGTCCTTTCAGCTGAGAGTGTCATGCGTGCGGTCAATTACAACCGTTTCACAGTTAAGACTTTCTTTATCAGTCAGTCAGGTGACTTTATCAAAACACAGGAATTTAGTCAGACTCCGGGGCAAGAGGACCGTCTCATGACCAATGAAACCATTGATTGGGATAAGAAAGTTGCACCAAGTGCCATCTACGAAGAAGGGGCAGTTGTCTTTCCAGTTCTTCACGGTCCGATGGGAGAAGATGGTTCTGTTCAAGGATTCTTGGAAGTTTTGAAAATGCCGTATGTCGGCTGTAATATCTTGTCATCTAGTCTTGCCATGGATAAAATCACGACCAAGCGTGTGTTAGAATCTGCTGGCATTGCCCAAGTTCCTCATGTGGCTATCGTTGAAGGCGATGATGTGACTGCTAAAATCGCTGAAGTGGAAGAAAAATTGGCTTATCCAGTCTTCACCAAACCGTCAAACATGGGGTCTAGTGTCGGTATTTCTAAGTCTGAAAATCAAGAAGAACTTCGTCAGGCTTTGGAACTTGCCTTTCAATATGACAGCCGTGTCTTGGTAGAGCAAGGAGTAAATGCCCGTGAAATTGAGGTTGGCCTCTTGGGTAACTACGATGTCAAGAGCACGCTACCTGGAGAAGTTGTCAAGGACGTTGCCTTTTATGACTACGATGCCAAGTATATTGATAACAAGATTACTATGGATATTCCTGCCAAAATCAGTGATGATGTGGTAGCTGTCATGCGTCAAAATGCAGAAACGGCCTTCCGTGCCATTGGTGGCCTCGGTCTCTCTCGTTGCGATTTCTTCTATACAGATAAGGGAGAGATTTTTCTAAACGAGCTTAATACCATGCCAGGTTTCACCCAGTGGTCAATGTATCCACTGCTTTGGGACAATATGGGAATCAGCTACCCAGAACTAATCGAGCGTTTGGTTGACCTTGCCAAGGAAAGTTTTGACAAGCGCGAAGCGCATTTGCTATAA
- a CDS encoding UDP-N-acetylmuramoyl-tripeptide--D-alanyl-D-alanine ligase: protein MKLTIHEVTQVVGAKNDISIFENTQLEKAEFDSRLIATGDLFVPLKGARDGHDFIETAFDNGAAVTLSEKELANHPYILVDDVLTAFQQLAAYYLEKMAVDVFAVTGSNGKTTTKDMLAHLLSTTYKTYKTQGNYNNEIGLPYTVLHMPEGTEKLVLEMGQDHLGDIHLLSELAHPKTAIVTLVGEAHLAFFKDRSEIAKGKMQIADGMVSGSLLLAPADSIVEDYLPTDKKVVRFGPGAELEITDLIERKDSLTFKANFLEQALDLPVTGKYNATNAMIASYVVLQEGVSEEQIRQAFQNLELTRNRTEWKKAANGADILSDVYNANPTAMKLILETFSAIPANEGGKKIAVLADMKELGDQSVQLHNQMILSLSPDVLDTVIFYGEDIAELAKLASQMFPIGHVYYFKKTEDQDQFEDLVKQVKESLGAHDQILLKGSNSMNLAKLVESLEHEDK, encoded by the coding sequence ATGAAATTAACAATCCATGAAGTGACTCAAGTTGTAGGAGCTAAAAATGATATCAGCATCTTTGAGAACACCCAGTTAGAGAAGGCTGAGTTTGACAGTCGCTTAATCGCGACGGGGGACTTGTTTGTGCCCCTCAAAGGTGCGCGTGACGGTCATGACTTTATCGAAACAGCTTTTGACAATGGCGCTGCTGTAACCCTGTCTGAGAAAGAGCTTGCAAATCATCCTTACATTTTAGTAGACGATGTGTTGACTGCCTTTCAACAACTAGCTGCCTACTATCTTGAGAAAATGGCTGTTGATGTCTTTGCAGTTACAGGTTCAAATGGCAAGACAACGACCAAGGATATGTTGGCGCACTTGCTATCAACAACCTACAAAACCTACAAAACACAAGGCAATTACAATAACGAGATCGGCCTTCCCTACACAGTTCTTCATATGCCTGAAGGAACAGAAAAGTTGGTTTTGGAGATGGGGCAGGATCACTTGGGCGATATTCATCTCTTGTCTGAGTTGGCTCATCCAAAGACAGCCATCGTGACCTTGGTTGGAGAAGCCCATTTGGCCTTTTTCAAAGACCGTTCGGAGATCGCTAAAGGGAAAATGCAAATTGCAGATGGTATGGTATCGGGTTCCTTGCTTTTGGCACCAGCTGACTCCATTGTAGAGGACTACTTGCCAACAGATAAAAAGGTAGTCCGTTTTGGGCCAGGAGCAGAGTTGGAAATTACAGACTTGATTGAGCGCAAGGACAGTCTGACCTTTAAGGCTAATTTCTTGGAACAAGCCCTCGATTTGCCAGTGACTGGTAAGTACAATGCCACCAATGCTATGATTGCGTCCTATGTTGTCCTACAAGAAGGGGTTTCAGAGGAGCAAATTCGTCAGGCCTTCCAAAATCTTGAATTGACGCGTAATCGTACCGAGTGGAAGAAAGCAGCCAATGGAGCAGATATCCTATCAGATGTGTATAATGCCAACCCAACTGCTATGAAGCTGATTTTAGAGACTTTCTCTGCCATCCCAGCCAATGAAGGTGGCAAAAAAATTGCTGTCTTGGCGGATATGAAGGAACTTGGTGACCAGTCTGTTCAACTCCATAACCAGATGATTTTGAGTCTCTCTCCAGATGTGCTTGATACCGTGATTTTCTATGGAGAAGACATTGCTGAATTAGCCAAATTGGCCAGTCAAATGTTCCCAATTGGCCACGTTTACTACTTCAAGAAAACAGAAGACCAAGACCAATTTGAAGACCTAGTCAAGCAGGTCAAGGAAAGTCTAGGAGCCCACGACCAAATCCTACTCAAAGGCTCCAATTCTATGAATCTAGCCAAATTGGTAGAAAGTTTAGAACATGAAGACAAGTGA
- a CDS encoding TIGR02206 family membrane protein yields the protein MNLWDIFFTTQATEPPKFDLFWYVSIFTLLALIFYTAYRYREKKVYQRFFQILQAVQLILLYGWYWVNHMPLSESLPFYHCRMAMFVVLLLPGQSKYRQYFALLGTFGTLAAFVYPVSDAYPFPHITILSFIFGHLALLGNSLVYLLRQYNARLLDVKGIFLMTFALNALIFMVNLVTGGDYGFLTKPPLVGDHGLVANYLIVSLALSAAITLTKKILELFLEQEAEKMIAKKA from the coding sequence ATGAATTTATGGGATATTTTTTTTACAACTCAGGCAACCGAGCCGCCCAAATTTGACCTTTTTTGGTATGTCAGTATATTTACACTCTTGGCTTTGATCTTTTATACAGCCTATCGTTATCGTGAAAAGAAGGTTTACCAACGATTTTTCCAGATTTTACAGGCCGTTCAGTTAATCCTACTTTATGGTTGGTACTGGGTCAATCATATGCCACTATCAGAAAGCTTACCCTTTTACCATTGCCGTATGGCCATGTTTGTGGTACTTTTGCTTCCTGGTCAGTCCAAATATAGGCAGTATTTTGCATTACTAGGAACATTTGGGACATTAGCAGCCTTTGTTTATCCAGTGTCAGATGCCTATCCTTTCCCCCATATCACCATTTTATCCTTTATTTTTGGGCATTTAGCACTCTTGGGGAACTCTCTGGTTTATCTCTTGAGACAGTATAATGCGCGATTGCTGGATGTGAAGGGGATTTTTCTCATGACCTTTGCATTAAATGCTTTGATTTTTATGGTCAATTTGGTAACAGGTGGAGATTACGGATTCTTGACAAAACCGCCATTGGTTGGAGATCACGGCTTAGTGGCTAATTATTTAATCGTTTCTCTGGCCCTGTCAGCAGCGATTACGTTGACAAAGAAAATTTTAGAACTATTTTTAGAACAAGAAGCAGAAAAAATGATTGCAAAGAAAGCTTAA
- the ftsA gene encoding cell division protein FtsA — protein sequence MAREGFFTGLDIGTSSVKVLVAEQRNGELNVIGVSNAKSKGVKDGIIVDIDAAATAIKSAISQAEEKAGISIKSVNVGLPGNLLQVEPTQGMIPVTSDTKEITDQDVENVVKSALTKSMTPDREVITFIPEEFIVDGFQGIRDPRGMMGVRLEMRGLLYTGPRTILHNLRKTVERAGVQVENIIISPLAMVQSVLNEGEREFGATVIDMGAGQTTVATIRNQELQFTHILQEGGDYVTKDISKVLKTSRKLAEGLKLNYGEAYPPLASKETFQVEVIGEVEAVEVTEAYLSEIISARIKHILEQIKQELDRRRLLELPGGIVLIGGNAILPGMVELAQEVFGVRVKLYVPNQVGIRNPAFAHVISLSEFAGQLTEVNLLAQRAVKGEVALTHQPISFGGMIQKTAQFVQSTPVQPAPAPEVEPVAPTEPMADFQQASQNKPKLADRFRGLIGSMFDE from the coding sequence ATGGCTAGAGAAGGCTTTTTTACAGGTCTAGATATTGGAACAAGCTCTGTCAAGGTGCTTGTGGCCGAGCAGAGAAATGGTGAATTAAATGTAATTGGCGTGAGTAATGCCAAAAGTAAAGGTGTAAAGGATGGAATTATTGTTGATATTGATGCAGCAGCAACTGCTATCAAGTCAGCCATTTCCCAAGCAGAAGAAAAGGCAGGTATTTCGATTAAATCAGTGAATGTCGGCTTGCCTGGTAATCTTTTGCAGGTCGAACCAACTCAAGGGATGATTCCAGTAACATCTGATACCAAGGAAATTACGGATCAAGATGTTGAAAATGTTGTCAAATCAGCTTTGACAAAGAGTATGACACCTGACCGTGAAGTCATTACCTTTATTCCTGAAGAATTTATTGTGGATGGTTTCCAAGGGATTCGTGACCCACGTGGCATGATGGGGGTTCGCCTTGAAATGCGTGGCTTGCTTTATACAGGCCCTCGTACTATCTTGCACAATTTGCGTAAGACGGTTGAGCGTGCAGGTGTTCAGGTTGAAAATATTATCATTTCGCCACTAGCAATGGTTCAATCAGTTTTGAACGAAGGTGAACGTGAATTTGGTGCTACAGTGATTGATATGGGGGCAGGTCAAACGACTGTCGCTACAATCCGCAACCAAGAACTCCAATTCACACATATTCTCCAAGAAGGTGGAGATTATGTAACTAAAGATATCTCCAAGGTTTTGAAAACCTCTCGCAAATTAGCAGAAGGCTTGAAACTGAATTACGGGGAAGCCTATCCGCCTCTTGCAAGCAAAGAAACCTTCCAAGTAGAAGTTATTGGAGAAGTAGAAGCAGTCGAAGTGACGGAAGCCTACTTGTCAGAAATTATTTCTGCACGAATCAAGCACATCCTTGAACAAATTAAGCAAGAATTAGATAGAAGACGTCTATTGGAGCTCCCTGGTGGAATTGTCTTAATCGGTGGAAATGCTATTTTACCGGGTATGGTAGAATTGGCTCAAGAAGTCTTTGGCGTTCGTGTCAAACTCTATGTTCCAAACCAAGTTGGTATCCGTAATCCAGCCTTTGCGCATGTGATTAGTTTATCAGAATTTGCTGGACAATTGACAGAAGTCAATCTTTTGGCTCAAAGAGCGGTCAAGGGTGAAGTTGCTCTGACTCATCAACCAATTAGTTTTGGGGGAATGATACAGAAAACAGCTCAGTTTGTACAATCAACGCCTGTTCAACCAGCTCCTGCTCCAGAAGTAGAGCCGGTGGCGCCTACAGAACCAATGGCGGATTTCCAACAAGCTTCACAAAATAAACCGAAATTAGCAGATCGTTTCCGTGGCTTGATCGGAAGCATGTTTGACGAATAA
- the ftsZ gene encoding cell division protein FtsZ, with amino-acid sequence MTFSFDTAAAQGAVIKVIGVGGGGGNAINRMVDEGVTGVEFIAANTDVQALSSTKAETVIQLGPKLTRGLGAGGQPEVGRKAAEESEETLTEAISGADMVFITAGMGGGSGTGAAPVIARIAKDLGALTVGVVTRPFGFEGSKRGQFAVEGINQLREHVDTLLIISNNNLLEIVDKKTPLLEALSEADNVLRQGVQGITDLITNPGLINLDFADVKTVMANKGNALMGIGIGSGEERVVEAARKAIYSPLLETTIDGAEDVIVNVTGGLDLTLIEAEEASQIVNQAAGQGVNIWLGTSIDESMRDEIRVTVVATGVRQDRVEKVVAPQARPTTNYRETVKPAHSHGFDRHFDMAETAELPKQNPRRLEPTQASAFGDWDLRRESIVRTTDSVVSPVERFEAPTSQDEDELDTPPFFKNR; translated from the coding sequence ATGACATTTTCATTTGATACAGCTGCTGCTCAAGGTGCAGTGATTAAAGTAATTGGTGTCGGTGGAGGTGGTGGCAATGCCATCAACCGTATGGTCGACGAAGGTGTTACAGGCGTAGAATTTATCGCAGCAAACACAGATGTACAAGCATTGAGTAGTACAAAAGCTGAGACTGTAATTCAGTTGGGACCTAAATTGACTCGTGGTTTGGGTGCAGGAGGTCAACCTGAGGTTGGTCGTAAAGCTGCTGAAGAAAGCGAAGAAACACTGACGGAAGCTATCAGTGGTGCAGATATGGTCTTCATCACTGCTGGTATGGGAGGAGGCTCTGGAACTGGAGCTGCTCCTGTTATTGCTCGTATCGCCAAAGATTTAGGTGCTCTTACAGTTGGTGTTGTGACACGTCCTTTCGGTTTTGAAGGAAGCAAGCGTGGACAATTTGCTGTAGAAGGAATCAATCAACTTCGTGAGCATGTAGATACTCTATTGATTATTTCGAACAACAACTTACTTGAAATTGTTGATAAGAAAACACCGCTCTTGGAGGCTCTTAGCGAAGCGGATAACGTTCTTCGTCAAGGTGTTCAAGGGATTACTGATTTGATTACTAATCCAGGATTGATTAACCTTGACTTTGCCGATGTGAAAACGGTGATGGCAAACAAAGGGAATGCTCTTATGGGTATTGGTATCGGTAGTGGAGAAGAACGTGTTGTTGAAGCAGCGCGTAAGGCAATTTACTCTCCACTTCTTGAAACAACAATTGATGGAGCAGAAGATGTGATTGTCAACGTTACTGGTGGTCTTGATTTAACCTTGATTGAAGCAGAAGAGGCTTCACAAATTGTGAACCAAGCAGCAGGTCAAGGAGTGAACATCTGGCTCGGTACTTCAATTGATGAAAGTATGCGTGATGAAATTCGTGTAACAGTTGTCGCAACAGGTGTTCGTCAAGACCGCGTAGAGAAGGTTGTTGCTCCACAAGCTAGACCTACTACTAACTACCGTGAGACAGTGAAACCAGCTCATTCACATGGCTTTGATCGTCATTTTGATATGGCAGAAACAGCTGAATTGCCAAAACAAAATCCACGTCGTTTGGAACCAACTCAAGCATCTGCTTTTGGTGATTGGGATCTTCGCCGTGAATCGATTGTTCGTACAACAGATTCAGTCGTTTCTCCAGTTGAACGCTTTGAAGCCCCAACATCACAAGATGAAGATGAATTGGATACACCTCCATTTTTCAAAAATCGTTAA